One Egicoccus halophilus genomic region harbors:
- a CDS encoding DEAD/DEAH box helicase produces the protein MTTSTSERSFADLGVPSALVARLRALDIQAPFPIQQLTLRDAVDGRDLCGKAPTGSGKTLAFSLPVAMRVGRGAAGRPRALLLVPTRELAAQVRDVLAPLLEEMGRNLVTVYGGTSVNRDRQRLGRRVDVLVATPGRLEDLLQQRALHLGDVDLVVLDEADRMADMGFLPVVRRLLDQTRGDRQTLLFSATLDGDVDVLIRRYQRNPARHEFDTPAERRGDVRHLFWPAERPERRSLTAQIVRRTGATIVFTRTKHGADRLAKQLAKDGITTAAIHGNRSQNQRESALTRFADGTVQALVATDVAARGIHVDDVAAVVHYDQPATDKDYVHRSGRTGRAGADGLVVSLVGAEERGDVQKLQRDLELPVGLHDVEWSLLSADTLPSPRPGATTEARPRQRSRGGQRSGGGQRSGDGQRSGGGHRSGGPRTGESGRSGASHASGSQRTGDGQRADGSQRTGGGQRTGGGQRAGGDSRSSQGQPRRRARRR, from the coding sequence ATGACGACCTCCACCTCCGAGCGCTCGTTCGCCGACCTCGGGGTTCCGTCCGCACTGGTGGCGCGACTGCGCGCCCTGGACATCCAGGCACCGTTCCCGATCCAGCAGTTGACGCTGCGTGACGCCGTCGACGGTCGGGACCTGTGCGGCAAGGCACCGACCGGCTCGGGCAAGACGCTCGCCTTCTCCCTGCCGGTCGCCATGCGCGTCGGTCGCGGCGCGGCCGGCCGACCCCGCGCCCTGCTGCTGGTCCCCACCCGCGAGCTCGCGGCACAGGTCCGCGACGTGCTCGCGCCGCTGCTCGAGGAGATGGGCCGCAACCTGGTGACCGTCTACGGCGGTACCAGCGTCAACCGCGACCGCCAGCGTCTGGGCCGCCGGGTCGACGTGCTCGTCGCGACGCCCGGGCGGCTCGAGGACCTGCTGCAGCAGCGCGCCCTGCACCTGGGTGACGTCGACCTGGTGGTGCTCGACGAAGCCGACCGCATGGCCGACATGGGCTTCCTGCCGGTCGTGCGGCGCCTGCTCGACCAGACCCGCGGTGACCGGCAGACGCTGCTGTTCAGCGCGACGCTCGATGGCGACGTCGACGTGCTGATCCGCCGCTACCAGCGCAACCCCGCCCGGCACGAGTTCGACACGCCGGCCGAGCGTCGCGGAGACGTACGCCACCTGTTCTGGCCCGCCGAGCGTCCCGAGCGTCGCTCCCTGACCGCCCAGATCGTCCGCCGTACCGGCGCCACGATCGTGTTCACCCGCACCAAGCACGGCGCCGACCGGCTTGCGAAGCAACTGGCCAAGGACGGCATCACGACCGCGGCGATCCACGGCAACCGCAGCCAGAACCAGCGCGAGTCGGCGTTGACCCGCTTCGCCGACGGCACCGTCCAGGCGCTGGTGGCCACCGACGTCGCGGCCCGCGGCATCCACGTCGACGACGTCGCCGCGGTCGTGCACTACGACCAGCCGGCGACGGACAAGGACTACGTGCACCGCTCGGGTCGCACCGGTCGTGCGGGCGCTGACGGCCTGGTCGTCTCGCTCGTCGGTGCCGAGGAGCGCGGTGACGTGCAGAAGCTCCAGCGCGACCTCGAGCTGCCGGTCGGCCTGCACGACGTCGAGTGGTCGCTGTTGTCGGCCGACACCCTCCCGTCCCCGCGTCCTGGCGCCACCACCGAGGCGCGCCCGCGCCAACGCTCGCGTGGCGGGCAGCGTTCCGGTGGCGGGCAGCGCTCCGGTGACGGGCAACGCTCCGGCGGCGGCCACCGCTCGGGTGGACCGCGCACCGGGGAGTCCGGCCGCTCCGGCGCATCGCACGCGTCCGGCAGCCAGCGGACGGGCGACGGGCAGCGCGCCGACGGCAGCCAGCGCACCGGCGGCGGACAGCGCACCGGCGGCGGACAGCGCGCCGGCGGTGACTCCCGCTCGTCGCAGGGTCAGCCGCGTCGACGGGCACGCCGGCGCTGA
- a CDS encoding SGNH/GDSL hydrolase family protein: MKTTLRAVLGAVAAAGLLLPATTAVAVDAASSVTTTAARTGPPASVAVLGDSISAGTGADGRSFGDSLIPLPGSERPNRSWATGDQYTDLQSVFQRVRSLRPGQSTTRANLAVNGSRGSDVAQQVRGAPVDVGLILVQIGGNDLCRPTVQDMTPVEEYRAQIDATLAWIAEHRPEALVQVNSVPDIYRLWELRRTNAVAVTFWSLGLIPCQSLLANPTSQDAADVARRDAVRAHGLAYNDQLREACARYLRCRYDDDATWRFSNDPATFVDSDVSSQDHFHPSYRGQVKLAEVSWLAGFDFADEAVPQVTLATTTAPTSAGWHAAAVDVEVVATDEAGVAGIESRVHAPDGSVGTWQTSFGDRALVTVEQDGASFVEARAIDVNGNVSASEVHAVSLDRQAPTVTVTGVDDGDEVLLGAEAGFGVACDDDRSGVASCEPSQADGVLDTTTAGRRTLTVTAVDAAGNRTEATVGYRVVYDVAVASDRLEGTGPIEIQRNAMLPVRVSVRDAAGQPVAGVPASLRLVSAHGTALVAGELTEGYDGDRYGAQLPLRRLGVTPGGWTLVADLDDGTTRVLAELDVR; encoded by the coding sequence GTGAAGACAACGCTTCGTGCGGTGCTGGGGGCGGTGGCCGCCGCCGGCCTGCTGTTGCCGGCGACGACCGCGGTCGCCGTCGACGCTGCCTCATCGGTCACCACGACAGCGGCGCGGACCGGTCCGCCGGCGTCGGTCGCCGTGCTCGGTGACTCGATCTCGGCCGGGACCGGTGCCGACGGGCGCAGCTTCGGTGACTCGCTGATCCCGCTGCCGGGCAGCGAGCGGCCCAACCGTTCGTGGGCGACCGGCGACCAGTACACCGATCTGCAGAGCGTGTTCCAGCGGGTGCGGTCCCTGCGGCCGGGGCAGAGCACCACGCGGGCGAACCTGGCGGTCAACGGCTCCCGGGGATCGGACGTCGCCCAACAGGTTCGGGGCGCACCGGTGGACGTGGGGTTGATCCTGGTCCAGATCGGTGGCAACGACCTGTGCCGGCCGACGGTGCAGGACATGACGCCCGTCGAGGAGTACCGGGCGCAGATCGACGCGACGCTGGCGTGGATCGCCGAGCACCGACCCGAGGCGCTGGTGCAGGTCAACTCGGTGCCCGACATCTACCGACTGTGGGAACTGCGGCGCACCAACGCGGTCGCGGTGACGTTCTGGTCCCTCGGGCTCATCCCCTGTCAGTCGCTGCTGGCGAACCCCACCTCGCAGGACGCGGCCGACGTCGCCCGCCGCGACGCGGTCCGTGCGCACGGGTTGGCCTACAACGACCAGCTGCGCGAGGCCTGCGCCCGGTACCTGCGCTGCCGCTACGACGACGACGCCACCTGGCGGTTCAGCAACGATCCGGCCACGTTCGTCGACAGCGACGTGTCCAGCCAGGACCACTTCCACCCCTCCTACCGGGGACAGGTGAAGCTGGCCGAGGTGTCGTGGCTGGCCGGGTTCGACTTCGCCGACGAGGCGGTGCCCCAGGTGACGCTGGCGACGACGACGGCGCCGACGTCCGCCGGCTGGCACGCCGCGGCCGTGGACGTCGAGGTCGTCGCGACCGACGAGGCCGGTGTGGCCGGCATCGAGTCCCGGGTGCACGCGCCGGACGGCAGCGTCGGTACCTGGCAGACGTCCTTCGGGGACCGGGCGCTCGTCACGGTCGAGCAGGACGGCGCCAGCTTCGTCGAGGCCCGGGCGATCGACGTCAACGGCAACGTGTCCGCGAGCGAGGTGCACGCGGTGTCGCTCGACCGGCAGGCGCCGACCGTCACCGTGACCGGGGTCGACGACGGCGACGAGGTGCTCCTCGGGGCCGAGGCCGGGTTCGGCGTCGCCTGCGACGACGACCGCTCCGGTGTGGCGTCCTGCGAGCCGTCCCAGGCGGACGGCGTCCTGGACACCACCACGGCCGGACGGCGGACGCTCACGGTCACGGCCGTCGACGCCGCTGGCAACCGCACCGAGGCCACGGTGGGCTACCGCGTCGTGTACGACGTCGCGGTGGCGTCGGACCGGCTCGAAGGAACCGGGCCGATCGAGATCCAGCGCAACGCCATGCTGCCCGTCCGCGTGTCGGTCCGTGACGCCGCCGGACAGCCCGTGGCCGGCGTGCCAGCGTCGTTGCGGCTCGTCAGCGCCCACGGGACCGCGTTGGTCGCCGGCGAGCTGACGGAGGGCTACGACGGGGACCGCTACGGCGCGCAGCTCCCGCTGCGGCGCCTGGGGGTGACGCCGGGCGGCTGGACGCTGGTCGCCGACCTCGACGACGGCACGACGCGGGTGCTGGCGGAGCTCGACGTCCGCTGA
- a CDS encoding NAD(P)-binding domain-containing protein, which translates to MRDVEVVVVGAGQAGLSAAHFLGARGFSPGDEFVLLDADDGPGGAWRHRWPTLTMRAVHGVHDLPGLPLGEVGDDEPASEVMADYFARYERTFDLPVHRPVAVRAVREVQAPDDGRLVVETDGGTWRTRALINATGTWTRPFWPGYPGRERFRGEQLHTADYAGPHAFAGRHVVVVGGGHSAVQHLAEISRVTTTTWVTRREPVWRDTPFDHDAGREAIAKVKRAVAEGRRPASVVRVTGLVATPPVEEARRRGALERSPMFDRITPDGVAWDDGRSVRAGVILWATGFRHALDHLAPLDLRDASGGIRMEGTHVADDPRLHLLGYGPSASTIGANRAARIAVRDLRSDLGRTAA; encoded by the coding sequence ATGCGCGACGTCGAGGTGGTCGTCGTCGGCGCCGGACAGGCGGGACTGTCCGCGGCGCACTTCCTCGGTGCGCGCGGATTCTCGCCGGGGGACGAGTTCGTCCTGCTCGACGCCGACGACGGGCCCGGCGGCGCCTGGCGTCACCGTTGGCCCACGCTGACGATGCGGGCGGTCCACGGGGTGCACGACCTGCCGGGCCTGCCGTTGGGCGAGGTGGGCGACGACGAGCCCGCCAGCGAGGTGATGGCCGACTACTTCGCCCGGTACGAGCGCACCTTCGACCTCCCGGTGCACCGCCCCGTCGCCGTGCGCGCCGTCCGGGAGGTCCAGGCTCCCGACGACGGGCGCCTGGTGGTGGAGACCGACGGCGGCACCTGGCGCACCCGCGCGCTGATCAACGCGACCGGGACCTGGACCCGCCCGTTCTGGCCCGGCTACCCGGGTCGCGAGCGGTTCCGCGGCGAGCAGCTCCACACCGCCGACTACGCCGGGCCGCACGCCTTCGCCGGCCGGCACGTGGTGGTCGTCGGCGGCGGGCACTCCGCCGTGCAACACCTCGCCGAGATCTCGCGGGTGACGACCACGACGTGGGTGACCCGGCGCGAACCGGTGTGGCGCGACACCCCCTTCGACCACGACGCCGGCCGCGAGGCGATCGCGAAGGTGAAGCGCGCCGTCGCCGAGGGCCGACGGCCCGCGTCGGTCGTCCGCGTGACCGGCCTGGTCGCCACCCCACCGGTCGAGGAGGCCCGCCGCCGGGGCGCGCTCGAACGATCGCCGATGTTCGACCGCATCACCCCCGATGGCGTCGCGTGGGACGACGGCCGCTCCGTCCGCGCCGGCGTGATCCTGTGGGCGACCGGGTTCCGCCACGCACTCGACCACCTCGCGCCACTCGATCTGCGCGATGCCAGCGGCGGCATCCGCATGGAGGGCACGCACGTCGCGGACGACCCGCGCCTGCACCTGCTGGGCTACGGGCCCTCGGCGTCCACGATCGGGGCCAACCGCGCCGCCCGGATCGCCGTCCGCGACCTGCGCAGCGACCTCGGACGCACCGCCGCCTGA
- a CDS encoding carboxymuconolactone decarboxylase family protein has translation MSDTPDVAYLPDIYLGIRDRYPQVADALDGLGRAGEQAGPLDEREQRLTTLGIAVGALAKGAVRSNVRKALGVGCTAEEIRHVAVLAITTAGFPSAVAAMGWIDDVLAEEA, from the coding sequence GTGTCCGACACCCCCGACGTCGCGTACCTCCCCGACATCTACCTCGGTATCCGCGACCGCTATCCGCAGGTCGCCGACGCCCTCGACGGCCTCGGGCGCGCCGGGGAACAGGCCGGACCGCTCGACGAGCGCGAGCAGCGGCTCACGACCCTGGGCATCGCCGTCGGCGCCCTGGCCAAGGGCGCGGTGCGCTCCAACGTCCGCAAGGCCCTGGGGGTCGGCTGCACGGCCGAGGAGATCCGCCACGTCGCCGTGCTCGCGATCACCACCGCCGGCTTCCCGTCCGCGGTCGCCGCCATGGGCTGGATCGACGACGTCCTGGCCGAGGAGGCCTGA
- a CDS encoding molybdopterin oxidoreductase family protein: protein MVDTATPPATRDDGPHRLFGMDRRRFLQVTGTAGLGLTAASAVPLGARLLAPTAAAAAALTPAERVERWTTSTCQFCATGCGLQIGTTAGEPVMVRGNPDHPVNQGLLCQKSLHQAEVVRAEGRLGDPQLRDADGELSAVGWDRAFDELVGRLRAVIDEHGPQAVAIYNTGQLLQEEFYTLSKLARGAIKTPNLDGNPRLCMASAVTGYQRSFGSDGPPNAYADLAETDLVYLTGANLHEAHPILGGRLMARLQEGGCKLIVADPRAVQFTRLADLYLPIRPGTDVALLNAMQHVVIRDGLVDRAYLDAHTTGYDEVAALVADWTPQRAAEVCGVPAADIETAGRWFGEANATTSLWTMGINQQTQGVAAVNQMCNLHLMTGQVGRPGAGPFSLTGQPSSMDFRQAGGGGSLPGYRSLAKPEHRQQIADAWGIELEDLPEAPVAAHRIWEGIEAGDIRFLWVIGTNPAVTFPDTRWATEVLRNVETLVVQDVFETETTELADLVLPAAMWGEKAGTFTNSERRVNVLRQAVQPYGRARSDFDIFVEVGRRLGFAEMFPFATTEDAFDEFKALTEGRPCDLRGITYDRLEAEHGLQWPVPDTASPGTPRLYTEGRFNTEDGRAVLHAMDYVPPLEAPDASYPFWLNTGRVQEHWHTMTKTGRMPSVLKRSPENYVEVNPDDARRLGIRSGDRVRLRSRRGQMEVPARVTAKVAPGSLFVPMHFGPKFGSRPVNDLTGRFFDELSFQPALKHTAAALELL from the coding sequence GTGGTCGACACCGCCACGCCCCCCGCGACCCGGGACGACGGTCCGCACCGCCTGTTCGGCATGGACCGCCGCCGCTTCCTGCAGGTGACGGGGACGGCCGGTCTGGGGCTGACCGCCGCGAGTGCGGTTCCGCTCGGTGCCCGACTGCTCGCGCCGACGGCCGCCGCGGCCGCCGCGCTCACCCCCGCCGAGCGCGTGGAGCGGTGGACCACCTCCACCTGCCAGTTCTGCGCCACCGGTTGCGGCCTGCAGATCGGCACCACCGCCGGTGAGCCGGTGATGGTGCGCGGGAACCCGGACCACCCGGTCAACCAGGGTCTGCTGTGCCAGAAGTCGCTGCACCAGGCCGAGGTCGTGCGCGCCGAGGGTCGCCTGGGCGACCCGCAGCTGCGCGACGCCGACGGCGAGCTGTCTGCTGTCGGCTGGGACCGGGCGTTCGACGAACTCGTCGGGCGTCTGCGCGCGGTGATCGACGAGCACGGCCCGCAGGCGGTCGCGATCTACAACACCGGCCAGCTGCTGCAGGAGGAGTTCTACACGCTCAGCAAGCTCGCCCGCGGCGCGATCAAGACCCCCAACCTCGACGGCAACCCGCGGCTGTGCATGGCCAGCGCCGTCACCGGCTACCAACGCTCGTTCGGCTCCGACGGTCCGCCCAACGCCTACGCCGACCTCGCCGAGACCGACCTCGTCTACCTGACCGGCGCGAACCTGCACGAGGCGCACCCGATCCTCGGTGGCCGGCTGATGGCACGCCTGCAGGAAGGCGGCTGCAAGCTGATCGTCGCCGACCCGCGCGCGGTGCAGTTCACCCGGTTGGCGGACCTGTACCTGCCGATCCGTCCGGGTACCGACGTGGCGCTGCTCAACGCGATGCAGCACGTGGTGATCCGCGACGGGCTCGTCGACCGCGCCTACCTCGACGCGCACACCACCGGCTACGACGAGGTGGCCGCGCTGGTCGCCGACTGGACGCCGCAGCGTGCCGCCGAGGTGTGCGGGGTCCCGGCCGCCGACATCGAGACGGCCGGCCGCTGGTTCGGCGAGGCGAACGCCACCACGAGCCTGTGGACCATGGGCATCAACCAGCAGACCCAGGGCGTCGCCGCCGTCAACCAGATGTGCAACCTGCACCTGATGACCGGGCAGGTGGGACGCCCCGGTGCCGGTCCGTTCTCGCTGACCGGTCAGCCGTCCTCGATGGACTTCCGCCAGGCCGGTGGCGGCGGGTCGCTGCCCGGTTACCGCTCGCTGGCCAAGCCCGAGCACCGCCAGCAGATCGCCGACGCCTGGGGCATCGAACTCGAGGACCTGCCCGAGGCCCCGGTCGCGGCCCACAGGATCTGGGAGGGCATCGAAGCCGGTGACATCCGCTTCCTGTGGGTCATCGGCACCAACCCCGCCGTGACCTTCCCCGACACGCGTTGGGCCACCGAGGTGCTGCGCAACGTCGAGACGCTGGTCGTCCAGGACGTCTTCGAGACCGAGACGACCGAGTTGGCCGACCTCGTGCTGCCGGCGGCGATGTGGGGGGAGAAGGCCGGCACGTTCACCAACTCCGAGCGGCGGGTCAACGTCCTGCGCCAGGCGGTGCAGCCCTACGGCCGCGCCCGCTCCGACTTCGACATCTTCGTCGAGGTCGGCCGCCGCCTCGGGTTCGCCGAGATGTTCCCCTTCGCCACCACCGAGGACGCCTTCGACGAGTTCAAGGCGCTCACCGAGGGCCGCCCCTGCGACCTGCGTGGCATCACCTACGACCGGCTCGAGGCCGAGCACGGCCTGCAGTGGCCGGTGCCCGACACCGCCTCCCCCGGCACGCCCCGGCTGTACACCGAGGGCCGGTTCAACACCGAGGACGGCCGTGCGGTGCTGCACGCGATGGACTACGTGCCGCCGCTCGAGGCGCCCGACGCCAGCTACCCGTTCTGGCTCAACACCGGTCGGGTGCAGGAGCACTGGCACACCATGACCAAGACGGGCCGGATGCCCTCGGTGCTCAAGCGCTCCCCGGAGAACTACGTGGAGGTCAACCCCGACGACGCCCGTCGACTGGGCATCCGGTCCGGAGACCGGGTGCGTCTGCGATCGCGTCGCGGGCAGATGGAGGTCCCGGCACGGGTGACCGCGAAGGTCGCGCCCGGCTCGCTGTTCGTGCCGATGCACTTCGGCCCGAAGTTCGGCAGCCGGCCCGTCAACGACCTCACCGGGCGGTTCTTCGACGAGCTGAGCTTCCAGCCCGCGCTCAAGCACACGGCCGCCGCCCTCGAACTCCTCTGA
- a CDS encoding 4Fe-4S dicluster domain-containing protein — MTDRLGFYVNLDKCVGCRTCEAACDQTWETPIDVSFRKVGTLEAGDFPDVTQLFMSLSCNHCDMPACASACPTGAYTKRDDGIVLVDQDVCIGCKMCTFACPYGAPQYDKKLGKVSKCNMCAPIVDEGGIPACVESCPYDALDWGPMDELYRRHPTAQREAPFFPDIDITRPNILFDLPAELPDDLRRVDGTDRLAESREG; from the coding sequence ATGACCGACCGTCTCGGCTTCTACGTCAACCTCGACAAGTGCGTCGGCTGCCGCACCTGCGAGGCCGCCTGCGACCAGACCTGGGAGACCCCCATCGACGTGTCCTTCCGCAAGGTCGGCACGCTCGAGGCCGGGGACTTCCCCGACGTCACCCAGCTGTTCATGTCGCTGTCGTGCAACCACTGCGACATGCCGGCCTGCGCCAGCGCGTGCCCGACCGGCGCCTACACCAAGCGCGACGACGGCATCGTGCTGGTGGACCAGGACGTGTGCATCGGGTGCAAGATGTGCACCTTCGCCTGCCCCTACGGCGCGCCGCAGTACGACAAGAAGCTCGGCAAGGTCAGCAAGTGCAACATGTGCGCCCCGATCGTCGACGAGGGCGGAATCCCGGCCTGCGTGGAGAGCTGCCCCTACGACGCACTCGACTGGGGGCCGATGGACGAGCTGTACCGCCGGCACCCCACCGCCCAGCGTGAGGCGCCGTTCTTCCCCGACATCGACATCACGCGCCCCAACATCCTGTTCGACCTGCCGGCCGAGCTGCCCGACGACCTGCGACGGGTCGACGGCACCGACCGCCTCGCCGAGTCCCGGGAGGGCTGA
- a CDS encoding dimethyl sulfoxide reductase anchor subunit family protein, with protein MPAFDWPLTVFTLITQLVLGAFAVLWVTDLLARQLADTGEQEELTSVGVWLLGPLMALGFVASTLHLGQPMHAYRALFNLGNSWLSREILFLGGFFALGGLYAALWWRYRDRFPLRATLGAVAGVAGALGLASMTMLYLVPAMPSWYQLSTPLSFVASALVLGPLLVAAVFLTIYARRRTAGSLEPLLGLHLRAMAVTVLAGALLSAASLLLKLGRLPALGLEGEASLALFTVDHRWLLALRAVGWIVGVALVVVLLQRLRTDRLVYRASPLVWGMLVAFGASELVGRLLFYATAVPLRPPGSIV; from the coding sequence ATGCCTGCCTTCGACTGGCCGCTGACCGTCTTCACCCTGATCACCCAGCTGGTGCTCGGTGCCTTCGCCGTGCTGTGGGTCACCGACCTGCTGGCTCGCCAGCTCGCCGACACCGGGGAGCAGGAGGAGCTCACCAGCGTCGGGGTCTGGCTGCTCGGACCGCTGATGGCGCTCGGCTTCGTGGCGTCCACCCTGCACCTCGGGCAGCCGATGCACGCCTACCGGGCCCTGTTCAACCTCGGCAACTCGTGGCTCTCGCGCGAGATCCTCTTCCTCGGCGGGTTCTTCGCCCTCGGGGGCCTGTACGCCGCGCTGTGGTGGCGCTACCGCGACCGCTTCCCGCTGCGTGCCACGCTCGGTGCCGTTGCCGGGGTGGCCGGCGCACTGGGACTGGCGTCGATGACGATGCTCTACCTCGTCCCGGCGATGCCGAGCTGGTACCAGCTGTCCACACCGCTGTCCTTCGTGGCCTCCGCGCTGGTGCTCGGGCCACTGCTGGTCGCCGCGGTGTTCCTCACCATCTACGCACGGCGCCGCACGGCCGGGTCGCTGGAGCCGCTGCTGGGGCTGCACCTGCGGGCCATGGCGGTGACCGTGCTCGCCGGCGCGTTGCTGTCGGCCGCGTCGCTGCTGCTCAAGCTGGGCCGGCTCCCGGCGCTGGGGCTCGAGGGCGAGGCCAGCCTCGCGCTGTTCACCGTCGACCACCGGTGGCTGCTGGCGTTGCGGGCGGTCGGCTGGATCGTCGGGGTCGCCCTGGTCGTGGTGCTGCTCCAGCGGTTGCGCACCGACCGGCTCGTCTATCGCGCCAGCCCGCTGGTGTGGGGCATGCTGGTCGCCTTCGGCGCCTCGGAGCTGGTCGGGCGGCTGCTGTTCTACGCCACCGCCGTCCCGCTGCGCCCACCGGGTTCGATCGTCTGA